The Episyrphus balteatus chromosome 3, idEpiBalt1.1, whole genome shotgun sequence genome segment GTCAACGGGCAGCTGTTAAACTTTGCTAGCCAGCTTAAAGTAGTGAAtgatttttgacgtgataacgtcttataaatcgatggaCCATGGCAGCATCCATGAAAAAGTGACGCTATCCCGttccacctgaaatttttagcagtgtgTCCAAACACTTGTTCCCCGTGACCAGCCCACCAATGTGGGAAGTAgcgtattctcagtttgaaatattgacatggttggttttaaaaattcttacttttactataggcatcgtagaaatatgattgaagcctcacataaaaggtgaaataataagctttgaggtgaataataataaaatttattttaggttgtctttaaaaaaaaaaaaactttatggtaattcaagaaaaagaagattgattttcttgctttttttgatgaaaattgattgttttcaaaatattctagctcttttttgtAAATGTCGTGCAAACATGGTTGATATGAGgaccaaaatactatttaatgccataaaaaaatgtctctttttgaatttcatttttcttgaagaaaaagtagtaaaaagaactatattgagttataaattttaacattatttacttttacaagtaacattgtggtttatcttggtaacgaagtggtatttaaagttttaaagctgatttttggtaataaactaCAGTGGActctcgctaacttgaacatacgataacttgaacaatccaataacttgaacatcctattttcttgaacttttttattgctgACTCTATAAGTTGAATAATTTAAGTATTTGAAGCTCTgtaacttgaacaaaaaaaaatgtatttgaacaGAAGTTTGAATTTCTTCAATGTAGGTTACTACGTTCGTAATCGTGTTTTGcgtcatttacattaatttataataacaaattgaattcatacttttttatatgttccagtaacttgaacaatccaataacttgaaccGGCCTGGTTTTGTAtgtgttcaagttagcgagattccactgtattaagaatatttaattgaaattaatttttctgttgtTTGGTTTTAATCACTTTGTGTtaaaactgtcataaatatagaaatatcattcaaaacatCGCTGCAATTGTTATTTTACAATAGATTAAATTATAAccattctatgtcaactaaaatatatgaaaatatattgtcaaatatttccatattttttttttgaattttggctGTCCATTTTTTAGGCataaaatagtattttggcccatgaatattttgagctgaagcattagtctttcagatgatataaaacttatataaaaaaatggatttaatagttttagaagaaaaaagtttgatttttttactttttcatgaaaaatgattgttttcaataaaattgatataatgagaaaagaaaaaaaaggtatttttgtttagctttttcttgtaaattttgaTAGGATTCAAAATGTTATTCCGTTTTTCAACAAAACATacagatataaatatgtaaGGTCTTAATCTTTGGCTTAAGTACTTTATAATAAGATTTATTatcttatattaatttattttacaagaaagttgacaaaaaaatattgttagataattttttttaacaaaagcatacaacctgttttcttatgacgttttgacgttatcacgtaaaatcatcgtccgtaaaccggctttacagacaaccactttttttctttattattattctctaaataataacaaatttataaaacactatgtttattacacattttttcgaaaaaaattaatctcaaaatcaaaaatggtcatgagcaagaaaaaatcaactactttaaaaattaatatctgagtaaccaaaaaagatattaaacatttttaaacacatttacaaagaataacattttttttttaaataaaggccTTTACCATGTTTCTAACGCAATTATTAACTGAGATATTATCATTACATTAggaaaggcataccaaagttagagttttcttaaatcatcgctaaatgGTATCgactttgcagatagagcgttactgtagaacaattttttttttcttattccgGGACACCTAGTATATTATCGCCACTCTGATGCCAGAGCtgattttttggagacttttttggtcatctatttttgttcttcttgaTTCTCATAATTTCTTAATGATCAGAACTATTATTAatgtatttctttctttttttttctatagctaACTGGAATAATTTTAATTGCTGTTGGTATTGGTGTTTCAGCTGTTTACAGCGAATATGAAATCTTTTTGGTATCGAATTTCTTTTCGATTCCAACCTTTTTAATTGTTATTGGAATTTTAATATTCATCATTTCATTCGTTGGATGTTGGGGTGCTCTCAAAGAAAACTACTGTTTCATTTTGATCTTTTCCGCTTTATTGGGCATAATTTTCATTTTGGAAATATCAGCTGGTATCAGTGGATATGTGTTGAGAGGCGATGCTGAAAAGTTTGTTGATAAAAGATTAAAAGAAACCATTTTGAATTACAATAAAGATGGTTATGATGGAACAACATTTCTCTGGGATTCAATTCAAAGACAAGTAAAATAGTTTCcttttgcaatttaaaaaaaaaaaatcttttaaataaaattttaaatatatttgtttttagtaCCGCTGTTGTGGTGTAGATAAGTATACTGATTGGCAGCCTGTTAATAATAACTCATTACCATTGAGTTGTTGTACAATTCCTGATGGAACAGTTGGTCCATTTTCGTGCTCATATTATGTTGAAGATAAAAATCGTTCCCAAGATGGATGCCTTAAAGGATTTACTGATTTTGTAAGATCGCATGCCTTAAGTCTTGGTGCAGCTGGTGTTATAATTGGTGTTATTCaggtaattttaaatatttgtttgtttttttttttaaatgttctaattatttgtatttttttttcaagttctttGGAGTTCTATTTGCTGTTTACATCGCACGTGAGGTTAAAATAAGAAATGGCATTACTGGTTGGTTCTAAGAAATTCATACTTTAGCTGTTGTTTTAATCTTAAttgtataagttttttttttttttaatgtaattattttttttttatttgtatacgtATGTGATTTTGTTAGTgccaatgtttaaaaaattaaacaaaatgacaacatgtttttttttaagtcaaaataaaatgGTCCAAACTTTaaagtgatttttgttttctttataagaaatttctttttatttatcaattaaaggtttaaactataaaaataataggtaaTGGTTCAAAGATgcaacggcgtatacaggggggcgggggggtcacggggtcatgatccccccccccccaaagGACCCAAAACTTAAGCAAGAAATTGTTATGTGCTaccaaattcttttgagtaagatgattttcaaaactagcaaaattttgtttaatatcttctgttacgccaaaaatatttgtttgtctttactattttgacaGAGGTATTTGAATCCTGTAACCCCctcgtcttaaaaaaaatacaaattcgcgtacaattttaaaacaaaatttaaaaaaaaattgcattttcaaattcaatttttttttgcaaaactttgcgattcgtttgcctgaggttaggaagacaattaatttgaaagttaccagtgttattaaataaaaatgatttttatcttAACTTgtaaaataacacggtgtaacactcaaaatatacgcgggcggagacctatcacgttttgtagagctagtcgcactgattacgaaacggtattcaaaaagtccctaacacccccaaaatctggagtttttggcaaaaaacggtttttttaaccttcacccattgaaaaaaatctagcttcgtcaaatttttacccattttcgatatttttacagtttctgataggagataaatatacctcttgaacaatatataaaacatgtaactcggttaaaccacctagaatttataagctgtcaaagttcaaaaattccattttcttTCGTCATTTACCCCAAATTAAAGTACAGTCaaacttctttataacgaacTTCTTTATAACGTAATTTTCTCTATAgcgaatttaatttcgttcCCCTTCCCCTTAAAAAACATTCCATACGAATTAGTTTCTTTATAACGAAGTTCCCTATAACGAAATTCTCTTTAtaaagaactaatttttttgacccaagAGCAAATTCGTTTCTTTATAACGAAatgtcaattttcaaatttgaaaaaaagctcaCTAGTTTTTTATAACGAGTTTTAAAAGGGAACTCCCCGTTTTGGCAagaattttcttaaagttattgtatttatgtattagtctatttaatagacccgagctccagagcaaaaatagaacaaattcgttcaagactttttattggcgattatggttccttggcatacaagaatactccagccaaaagtgctactaaatccattggtgcatttctgagaaaacggcaacactggtcggttttcagtttttttgatttaactcgaaaaccaagcctgactttgaaattgttcaaagacacttttcatagcaaattaaattttctgtcaagttaagatggttaaaaaattttaaaaattatttttgactaaaattctaacctaaaatcaaagaaaaaaaagttaaaaaattgacaattttatttttttttactaaatcaaggggcattttgtgtctgtagccgggacgtccaaactttgtactaatgaaataaagtagaggtaaaatcctttgataatacgtaatttttaattttttttgtcaagaaacaacttaaatgtacctattcaaaaactagcactttttctaaatttttgacttttttagtgaaaagcaagtttttaaaactcgataaaatcctattaattggtaacttttagacttttaaagtaaacatacttcgagggattgatttaatataaactaaatatgacaaacaaaaaaatttatttgcatccttatggccttttgtgcaattttgtgtatgtgcatttttataaattcgggtcgaatggatggacggagagccattagctttggtctattgcatagaagaacatttaataccaactcttttactgttttcaatggcctgaaaaacaattcttgtaaaatccgcgaccaacgaaaagtttctcttgaaaaacgaaaaaaatactgtaatgagtttgaaacaaaatagctcaggcaaattagtaaatcaaattgcacttttcgcgggacaaatttttttcatggaacgtgtttaggtgaatgtcctgaatgaattttttgggatgataagatatcgggaacagccgccatcttggaaaagaggtcggtgccgtttttattttataactccatttttactcatttaaaccaaaaatgtccgaggataaacttattatcaattaaattatctaaaaaatgatatacaaatgaattccgtgagttagttaaattcaattttatagtcggtcaaagtccgggttcttctcgctcggttaagacaatatgacattttttcaaatatctgaagaacttttgatttgtttgggattttcttcaagaatgaattatagcacttttaattatctatgaaatgaaccctttattgtttttgtaaccatcacattgtagaagcaaccaaacgtcgaggtcatgatatacgattttttaactgaacttatttgggatttcaatagttcaaataaacaatcaaaaattaaacacaatagtctcgaaaaggtaacggcttacacacctcatatcttgagttatacttatcgtaatgctgagattgaggtgttcatgttttggaaaaatgacagggcatcagttcttatatttagaatcttaaatagtgtcactttagcttattcacgttaattggaaaattcacttcatttaaaacctcgaaaaccatataaaggttaacattaaagatttcaaactttgaattcaatatttagacgaatatagttaaaaaactgtttacttatattttggttatacctccacttcaaaaatttgctcggtctaatagaagaaaacttgttattttctcacttttgactagtagaatgtgaacttcgacgttagatggcttatacattatgttggttacagtttagataaagggctcattttatagataatcaaaagtgctataattcattcttgaagaaaatcccaaacaaatcaaaagttcttcagatatttgaaaaaatatcatattgtcttaaccttgcgagaagaatttggactttgaccgactataaaattgaatttaactaactcacggaattcatttgtatatcattttttagataatttaattgtgaataagtctatcctcggacatttttggtttaaatgagtaaaaatggagttataaaataaaaacggcaccaacctcttttccaagatggcggctgttcccgatatcttatcatcccaaaaaattcattcaggacattcacctaaacacgttccatgaaaaaaatttgtcccgcgaaaagtgcaatttgatttactaatttgcctgagctattttgtttcaaactcattacagtatttttttcgtttttcaagagaaacttttcgttggtcgcggattttacaagaattgtttttcaggccattgaaaacagtaaaagagttggtattaaatgttcttctatgcaatagaccaaagctaatggctctccgtccatccattcgacccgaatttataaaaatgcacatacacaaaattgcacaaaaggccataaggatgcaaataaatttttttgtttgtcatatttagtttatattaaatcaatccctcgaagtatgtttactttaaaagtctaaaagttaccaattaataggattttatcgagttttaaaaacttgcttttcactaaaaaagtcaaaaatttagaaaaagtgctagtttttgaataggtacatttaagttgtttcttgacaaaaaaaattaaaaattgcatattatcaaaggattttacctctactttatttcattagtacaaagtttggacgtctcggctacatacacaaaatgccccttgatttagtaaaaaaaaataaaattgtcaattttttaacttttttttctttgattttaggttagaattttagtcaaaaataatttttaaaattttttaaccatcttaacttgacagaaaatttaatttgctatgaaaagtgtctttgaacaatttcaaagtcaggcttggttttcgagttaaatcaaaaaaactgaaaaccgaccagtgttgccgttttctcagaaatgcaccaatggatttagtagcacttttggctggagtattcttgtatgccaaggaatcataatcagcaataaaaactcttgaacgaatttgttccatccaaaagggtctattcaatagactatatgTTTGGATGCATGAAAAAGGGTACATTTGTTTTAGAAATTGTACGCATATAGACAGGGGAATCGTTAGTTTGAGTTTACATTTTAAGTTAGCCAATCACAAGGCTATTTCGCTATGAGAGAAATTGGCGaatattgataaaattaaaagtggagaaaagaaaaatatgtggCTGAAAAATTTGATGTGTCGTTTAGTACAATCAACAATGTTAAAgaattaactaaaaattttaaagttatgattCATGTGCATGTTCAATTTCaaagttgatattttttaactaaaaaatataaatgaataaatttcctTAAGATGAGTTCTTTTTTGTACCATATATTTTAAAAGAACACATgcagtgttaaaaaataaattttctatataacgaattttttataaaacttctttataacgaagcaattttttgttcccttgaaggttcgttataaagaagtttgactgtatatattttcacaacaacatgctgttttaaaaatatattctaaaataatatttatttccaaatgaaacgaagtattttttatgaaaatcagtttaaaattggtttagaaaaaaaaaactgaaattcgaacttttaggtatagaacaaaaatattgttttggcacgtagtagaatagcttgggcgccaggatttgataacgggtttttgttgaggagtttaatacaaacatttttttctttgggagggatGTCTATCTCCCcctgtttaggtgggaggggcagttttctaaaaaaaaaattatcaaaataaaaaaaaattattaaaaaacaacggcaacacttacagtaataaatgataccatttccgaaaggcaaaattgaatatttaattctaatttttaaaccaatgtattataaccaatagtttttaaaaattggcgaaaaaattttttttaaaactcattttatactatttttttccagattggaattaaaataaaaaaaaaatacccacacagaaaactacctcaattgattccttatcgaaccgtgaaaactataccTATGATTCtacgtcttctagtttttgagaaaattgaaaaataaaaacaaataaaaacaaaacaaaaattgaaacaagaaaaatctgataaaataatttttcaactgttcgattcgaaatgcaaaacgaacgaactttaatatttttaattcaaataggacattttcaagtttatgcctactatcaaaacttttttaaaaaaaattttatatgtacatattagggcgttcgttagttttgaatcaagttcctaagtagaaaaactgtttctaaataataaaaaaaaaaatcctctaattttttcagatttttattttgacactagatggcgccccaagagggttaaagttttttatcatttgaaataggtatgagTTGACTTAtaaggccatttttttagatatagacttcaatcaaaattttttgatgaggttcttgtttacattaaacaacgttttcaaaaaggtataaaccatttttctaggaccaggggtatagtcagggcatgcatggTTATTTAGGTTTATTAAAGCaagcatgttttattaaaacaagcatatatgaaatagcatgaaaaataaagtgaagggtccaggggaaaaacggcacatgtccactttttgtaaaaaataaactaatgatgaggtcttgtagcatttactgagcactatctgatggcatccttacttttattaaacaaatttctgattcgaattcagcacacccaaaacctacaaaaaagtatatcttagtctcggcaccaaaaaccttgtagacctgTGTAATCAGTCATTCAATCAGTCAATTATAAAGTCACTTATaggttttgcaatttttgatggCCTGTATCTCAGGAACTTCTTATactaagaagctgaaattttcaGAGGTAACTTTTTTTGACTGGTTCAAAAAATAATGGCACAAGGCTactaaactaaaaatttaaggccaaattaattttgtttctttattatttgtgttagtttggaaatatttaaacattttaggtTTCAAGAAAATCAATAAAGCAATCATTCTGAACTACTGCAAGTTCCtatagtaaaataaatacatacaaataagATCGTCTACTGTATGTcatattttaagttaaaatcaGCTATAACTTCAATACAgcaatatgtaggtatatatattattttatgtgTTAAGGTAAACActctttcatttttcttgattattataatatattgtattattaatattttttccattaaaaagagTGAACTCCAAATATTTCGgtacattttgaaataaacagTAACATTATCACTTGatttatcttatctttttgtatttttgcattacaaacaaaaatatataatgataaaaaaagcttattttatacagggtgtttcaCGTGAAGCTATTCCTATATAAGAATCATTTACCTAATAAACAACTGTTTTAATTAATGAaacattaatattaaaattaaaacatttaaaccCTCTATTTCTACACATCCCATTCAAATTCTATAttataaatgttaatttttcacTTTGATGTACTTAATGTAATTTACTAGGTATAGTAAATAAGTACAATAAATATGGAACCACCCGTTAGAAATTATCTAAAGGAAAAGTATtggtttcaataaaaaaaaaaataatgattcaaTGAATCTGCGTATCATAATAAGATATAAATTCGTAAgatttatttgttcaacaatggaaattttatgttaacatttttttattgttcaaagaaaaaaaagttacgcatacgtcCCAGTGACCCGAAAATCTAATATATTGCCAAAATTTGCGAAAGTATAGCTGAACCAATAAAAGAGATTCAGTTTACAGTCAACAACACAATGTTTATGCaacatttctgaaaaaaaaattggctttaAAGGCAAAAATTATCATAGGCTAGGAAAAATGAACagctttataaaataatatctaagcaacaaaaaaagataggtatcataaattttgaaaaacatttacaaagaataatatttcttctaaaaataaagaTCTTTACCAAATTTTAACCACTAATATGAACAGAGAAATTATCAATAatatgagtaaaggcataccaaagtaagggttttcttaaatcatcggtAAATGGTATCAAATTTGCATATAGATCGTTAATGAAGTGTATAATATGACCTAGAATTAACTTTTTAATGTTCTTTATCTTATTCTGGGACACCCTGTACAGTATGAGGCAGatgtaaaaatattcaaaatatcaTTTGCCTTACCTTAAATCTTAAAAAGAAAGTTCGCACGACCCGTTTGCACCTTTaacaaaaagctttttttatcGAATTTTTTGCGTATAATCACCTCAATGCTTTTTGTTCCAATTTGAAATTAACTTACTCAGTTATACTTGGGACCTTCTCATGATAACAAATCGagttaagttaaaatttaataataaatgagGTGTTGGCAAACATAAAcatctgtttaaaaaatataatactttTTGTATTCGTGTcaacaaaacaataattaataaattatttgcaaaaaaaataaaaataaaaacaaaatgacaaTAACAGATGCATATCGTTTAAATTCCAGCATGAAATGTGCTAAATACATGCTGCTTATTATTAGTTTTATGTTTGCAGTAAGTAATTTGTGCTTTttgttcatatatttataacatattgtttgttttttttttttaagaatattaatcgttttgaaaaatcttaaattatttatttcctcTTTTCTATTCAATGTGTTATACTGTTATACTCAATTTCAAGATTGTAAGTGTATTACAAGTTCCAAATCTATTTAAAAGTAGAAAAACTAAAATGGGCGGAAACCACGCCCCCAAATAATCCTCAAGATCTtcattttatgtaaatttacaatttttgttttttttttttaattttaatatcgaaggtaaaaaaaagtttaaaaatggcCTAAATTGTTTTCAGTAAACAAGTGCAGAATTTTCAGCTAAAGAACTTTCTTGCTCCCAACCATAGGTAAATACACCTTGATTCTTATCATTCAACTGTTTGATGAAATGAAGTGGAACTTATTTGGaattgataagaaaaaaagataattaatattattaatcATTCCAAAAGCTATTTATTTGCAACACATTCTGTAGTATGAATCAACAAACAAATCATAAATTTCACCTTTATAAGAAATGATAAGATAAGTAAAGTTTGTCAtgaatttacaataaaattgtAGGTACTTCTTATAGTTCTACTTTACAAATATTGtgatctaataaaaaaaagcttttaacatATGCCATAACTATATATTTTAGgtgcattttaattaaaatattgaatttatcattttttttttaaatagcacaAAATAAAGGTAGTAAACAATGGCCCAATTAAATTGTTGTTTGAACTTCAGACAAAATTTTTAGCAATTTACTGCGGTGCTAAAAATTATACTAATTATATTTAGTGCGATAGCtcattgttattattattaattaacttGCTGGCTTAGCAGTCGTTGGTAGATTTATT includes the following:
- the LOC129916364 gene encoding CD63 antigen translates to MSLLTGSANCIKYTLFGFNLVFVLTGIILIAVGIGVSAVYSEYEIFLVSNFFSIPTFLIVIGILIFIISFVGCWGALKENYCFILIFSALLGIIFILEISAGISGYVLRGDAEKFVDKRLKETILNYNKDGYDGTTFLWDSIQRQYRCCGVDKYTDWQPVNNNSLPLSCCTIPDGTVGPFSCSYYVEDKNRSQDGCLKGFTDFVRSHALSLGAAGVIIGVIQFFGVLFAVYIAREVKIRNGITGWF